The DNA segment GAAGTTGCGGCCGATGGCCATGGCCTCGCCGACCGACTTCATGGTGGTGGTCAGCGTGGAGTCGGCCTGCGGGAACTTCTCGAAGGCGAACCGGGGGGCCTTGACGACGACGTAGTCGAGCGTGGGCTCGAAGGAGGCCGGGGTCTCCTTCGTGATGTCGTTCGGGATCTCGTCCAGGGTGTAGCCGACGGCCAGCTTGGCGGCGATCTTGGCGATCGGGAAGCCGGTGGCCTTGGAGGCGAGCGCGGAGGACCGGGAGACGCGCGGGTTCATCTCGATGACGATGACCCGGCCGTCCTCGGGGTTCACCGCGAACTGGATGTTGCAGCCGCCGGTGTCCACGCCGACCTCGCGGATGATCGCGATGCCGACGTCGCGCAGGAGCTGGTACTCGCGGTCGGTGAGCGTCATCGAGGGCGCGACGGTGATGGAGTCGCCGGTGTGCACGCCCATCGGGTCGAAGTTCTCGATGGAGCAGACGACCACGACGTTGTCGTTCTTGTCGCGCATCAGCTCCAGCTCGTACTCCTTCCAGCCGAGGATGGACTCCTCCAGGAGCACCTCGGTGGTCGGGGAGAGCGTGAGGCCCTGGCCGGCGATGCGGCGCAGCTCCTTCTCGTCGCGGGCGAAGCCGGAGCCGGCGCCGCCCATGGTGAAGGAGGGACGGACGACGACGGGGTAGCCGCCGAGCGTGTCGACGCCCGCGAGGACGTCGTCCATGGTGTGGCAGATGACCGAGCGGGCGGACTCGCCGTGGCCGGTCTTCTTGCGGACCTCCTCCACGACGCCCTTGAAGAGGTCGCGGTCCTCGCCCTTGTGGATCGCCTCGGGCCGGGCGCCGATCAGTTCGACGCCGTACTTCTCCAGCACCCCGCTGTCGTGCAGCGAGATGGCGGTGTTCAGGGCGGTCTGGCCGCCCAGGGTGGGCAGGAGGGCGTCGGGGCGCTCCTTGGCGATGATCTTCTCGACGAACTCGGGGGTGATCGGCTCGACGTAGGTGGCGTCGGCGATCTCCGGGTCGGTCATGATCGTCGCCGGGTTGGAGTTGACGAGGATCACGCGCAGGCCCTCGGCCTTGAGCACGCGGCACGCCTGGGTGCCGGAGTAGTCGAACTCGGCGGCCTGACCGATGACGATCGGACCCGAGCCGATGACCAGGACGGACTGGATGTCGGAGCGCTTAGGCACGCTGGCCCTCCCGGACGGTGCTCATCAAAGACGTGAAGCGGTCGAACAGATAGGCGGCGTCGTGCGGACCGGCCGCCGCCTCGGGGTGGTACTGGACCGAGAAGGCCGGCTGGTCGAGCAGCTGGAGGCCCTCCACCACGTCGTCGTTCAGGCAGACGTGGGAGACCTCGGCGCGGCCGAACCTGGTGTCGCTGACCTGGTCCAGCGGCGCGTCCACGGCGAAGCCGTGGTTGTGCGCGGTGACCTCCACCTTGCCGGTGGTGCGGTCCTGGACAGGCTGGTTGATGCCCCGGTGGCCGTACTTCAGCTTGTACGTGCCGAAGCCGAGGGCGCGGCCGAGGATCTGGTTGCCGAAGCAGATGCCGAACAGCGGGGTCTTCCGCTCCAGCACGGCGGTCATCAGGGCCACCGGGCCCTCGGCCGTGGCCGGGTCGCCGGGGCCGTTGGAGAAGAACACTCCGTCGGGCTCGACGGCGTAGACGTCCTCGGCGGTGGCGGTCGCCGGGAGCACGTGGACCTCTATGCCGCGCTCGGCCATCCGCTGCGGGGTCATGCCCTTGATGCCGAGGTCGATCGCGGCGACGGTGAACTTCTTCTCGCCGACCGCGGGGACGACGTACGCCTCCTTGGTGGCGACCTCCTCGTAGAGGCTCGCGCCCTTCATGTGCGGCTGGGCCTGGACCCGGGTCACCAGCTCGGCGTCGGGGGCCAGCGTCTCGCCGGAGAAGATCCCGGCGCGCATCGAGCCGCGCTCGCGCAGATGGCGGGTGAGGGCGCGGGTGTCGATGCCGCTGATGCCGACGACGCCCTGGGCGGTCAGCTCGTCGTCCAGGGAGCGCCGGGAGCGCCAGTTGGACGGCACGCGCGCGGGGTCGCGGACCACGTAGCCGGAGACCCAGATGCGGCCGGACTCGTCGTCCTCGTCGTTCCAGCCGGTGTTGCCGATCTGGGGGGCGGTGGCGACGACGATCTGGCGGTCGTAGGAGGGGTCGGTCAGGGTCTCCTGGTAGCCGGTCATGCCGGTGGAGAACACGGCCTCGCCGAAGGTCTCCCCCACGGCCCCGTAGGCGCGGCCGCGGAAGATGCGGCCGTCCTCCAGGACGAGTACGGCGGGAGTCTTCGCGGCTCCCCTGGTGGAGGTCGTCATCGTGCGCCTTCCGTGTGGTTGGTCATCTGGTTCAGGGTGTCGGCCCAGGTGGTGTGCTCGGCCGCGTGGTCGGAGCGGAAGCCGGAGTCGATCGGCTTCCCGCCGTGCTCCCAGGTCACCACGAGCAGTCCGCCCTCGGTGAGGACCTTGCCCGCGATGCCCTTGTCGAGCCGGGCGCCGCGCAGCGCGGCCACGGGGATGAAGAAGTCGGTGGCGCCGGGGCGCTCGACGGCCAGCCCTTCGTCGGTGAGGGTCAGCTCGGCCCGGCTGCGGGAGCCCAGGCCGTGGGCCACGATCCGGTCCAGCCACTGCCCGGCGGTGGTGGAGCCGTGGTAGCGGCCGCTGAGGGTCAGTTTCACGGGGCCGAGGTCGTCCGGCACCTCGGGGAGTGCGGGCAGGTCGCTCTGGAGGGTGCCGCGCCACTTCCAGCCCTCGCGCATCAGCCAGTAGACGAGGGCGACGAAGAGGGCCAGGCCGACGAGCCAGC comes from the Streptomyces seoulensis genome and includes:
- the carA gene encoding glutamine-hydrolyzing carbamoyl-phosphate synthase small subunit, yielding MTTSTRGAAKTPAVLVLEDGRIFRGRAYGAVGETFGEAVFSTGMTGYQETLTDPSYDRQIVVATAPQIGNTGWNDEDDESGRIWVSGYVVRDPARVPSNWRSRRSLDDELTAQGVVGISGIDTRALTRHLRERGSMRAGIFSGETLAPDAELVTRVQAQPHMKGASLYEEVATKEAYVVPAVGEKKFTVAAIDLGIKGMTPQRMAERGIEVHVLPATATAEDVYAVEPDGVFFSNGPGDPATAEGPVALMTAVLERKTPLFGICFGNQILGRALGFGTYKLKYGHRGINQPVQDRTTGKVEVTAHNHGFAVDAPLDQVSDTRFGRAEVSHVCLNDDVVEGLQLLDQPAFSVQYHPEAAAGPHDAAYLFDRFTSLMSTVREGQRA